In the Populus trichocarpa isolate Nisqually-1 chromosome 1, P.trichocarpa_v4.1, whole genome shotgun sequence genome, one interval contains:
- the LOC7473024 gene encoding outer envelope protein 64, mitochondrial, with the protein MNTVKANIKNPKVWVLVIGVTVAVGMVAAAETRRRKAKFKEDFGAFVQRFQILPFPQPPPPAAKQTLAGLTFAINDIFELEDYVTGFGNPDWARTHEAAEKTAVTVTALLKNGAVCVGKTVMGELGFGVSGENIHYGTPINPEMPAHVPGGSSSGSAVAVAAGLVDFALGTDTIGCIRIPAAFCGLLSYRPSHGAVSTIGILPNSQSLDTVGWLARDPSILLRVGHTLLKLNTVEPRRARRLIFADDLFQLSKVPKQKAEVVINKAIENLSGYQPQQHINFGQHISLNVPSLKGFLDQSTNMQNGISNLKALSSAMVSLQRHEFKTNHEDWVKSVEPKLALDVSDNLLTAINTTHENIKALYDIRKELRACMQILLKDDGILVIPTVADPPLKLNSKKRDTVESHNRALILSSIASMSGCCQVTIPLGKNDGCPISVSFITFHGGDKFLLDTVLDMYSSLKEQINFLSNPAPLKDANENFDASELLKEKGNAAYKGKQWNKAVNYYSEAIKLNGKNATYYSNRAAAYLQLGCFQKAEEDCNMAISLDKKNVKAYLRRGTARESLLFYKDAAQDFKHALVLEPQNKVARHAEKRLRKLMS; encoded by the exons ATGAATACAGTAAAAGCAAACATAAAGAACCCAAAGGTGTGGGTATTGGTGATCGGAGTGACAGTGGCAGTTGGGATGGTGGCGGCGGCTGAGACGCGGAGACGGAAAGCCAAATTTAAAGAGGACTTTGGAGCCTTCGTTCAAAGATTCCAGATTCTTCCATTCCCTCAGCCTCCTCCTCCGGCTGCCAAGCAAACCCTCGCTGGGCTCACTTTTGCCATCAACGACAT ATTTGAGTTGGAGGATTATGTGACGGGTTTTGGGAATCCAGACTGGGCAAGAACGCATGAGGCTGCTGAGAAGACAGCAGTGACAGTGACTGCTCTGTTAAAGAATGGGGCTGTCTGTGTTGGCAAGACTGTTATGGGCGAATTAGGATTCGG GGTGAGTGGCGAAAATATACATTATGGAACTCCTATCAATCCGGAAATGCCCGCCCATGTCCCCGGAGGTTCTTCTAGTGGTTCAGCTGTGGCCGTTGCCGCTGGGCTCGTTGATTTTGCTCTAG GTACTGATACAATTGGGTGCATTAGAATTCCAGCAGCATTTTGCGGTCTCCTCAGCTACAGACCATCCCATGGGGCTGTATCTACGATTGGAATTTTGCCAAATTCTCAAAGTTTAGACACTGTTG GATGGCTGGCACGTGATCCCTCTATATTACTTCGTGTTGGGCATACTTTACTTAAACTAAATACTGTGGAACCCAGAAGGGCGAGACGTCTTATTTTTGCTGATGATCTTTTTCAGCTTTCTAAGGTTCCCAAACAGAAGGCTGAAGTTGTTATTAACAAAGCAATTGAAAATCTATCTGGAT ACCAGCCTCAACAGCATATTAATTTTGGCCAACATATTTCTTTGAATGTACCGAGTCTAAAAGGGTTCCTTGATCAATCAACAAACATGCAAAATGGAATCTCTAATTTGAAAGCTCTCTCTTCTGCAATGGTTTCATTACAAAG ACAtgaattcaaaacaaatcatgaagattGGGTTAAATCAGTGGAACCCAAGTTAGCACTTGATGTCTCTGATAATCTTCTCACAGCCATTAACACTACACATGAGAACATAAAAGCACTTTATGATATCAGGAAAGAGTTGCGAGCTTGCATGCAAATTCTCTTAAAG GATGATGGAATATTGGTTATTCCAACAGTTGCTGATCCACcgttgaaacttaattcaaagaAACGGGATACTGTTGAGTCTCACAATAGAGCACTGATACTTTCAAGCATTGCAAGCATGTCTGGATGTTGTCAG GTTACCATTCCATTGGGAAAGAATGATGGCTGTCCTATCTCTGTTTCATTTATCACATTTCATGGAGGGGACAAGTTTCTTCTTGATACAGTGTTGGATATGTACTCATCTCTTAAAGAGCAAATCAACTTTCTTTCCAATCCAGCACCATTGAAAGACGCCAATGAAAATTTTGATGCTTCAGAACTCTTGAAAGAAAAG GGCAATGCTGCATATAAGGGGAAGCAGTGGAATAAGGCTGTTAATTACTACAGTGAAGCTATTAAATTGAATGGGAAAAATGCAACTTACTATTCCAACCGGGCAGCAGCTTACTTACAATTGGGATG CTTTCAGAAAGCTGAAGAAGACTGCAATATGGCAATATCACTGGATAAAAAG aatgTGAAGGCATATCTGAGGCGTGGAACAGCTAGAGAATCACTCCTCTTCTATAAAGACGCAGCTCAAG ATTTCAAGCATGCTCTTGTCCTTGAACCGCAAAATAAGGTAGCCAGACATGCTGAAAAGAGACTCAGAAAACTTATGAGTTGA